One genomic segment of Pedobacter endophyticus includes these proteins:
- a CDS encoding ABC transporter ATP-binding protein, which produces MIEIKNIEKYYASKGVKHYVLRHVTANIKQGEFVSIMGPSGAGKSTLLNILGMLEEPTYGTYDFLGEDVTTLNERKRIELYRNHIGFVFQAYHLIDEMTVYENIEAPLLYKKVGGSERASRIADLLDRFNIVAKKDLFPNQLSGGQQQLVGIARALAAQPSIILADEPTGNLQSAQADEIMHLFKKLNQEDGMTIIQVTHSEKNASYGNRILHIADGVVKEDVSVDRKEKSTIGKE; this is translated from the coding sequence ATGATAGAAATTAAAAACATCGAAAAATATTATGCCAGTAAAGGTGTAAAGCATTATGTGTTACGGCATGTAACGGCAAATATCAAACAAGGCGAATTTGTTTCCATTATGGGCCCATCGGGCGCCGGCAAATCAACATTGCTTAACATTTTGGGGATGTTAGAAGAACCAACTTACGGCACTTACGACTTTTTAGGCGAAGATGTAACCACCTTAAACGAGCGAAAGCGCATAGAATTGTATCGAAACCACATTGGGTTTGTGTTTCAAGCGTACCATTTGATTGATGAAATGACCGTTTACGAAAATATCGAAGCTCCATTGCTGTACAAAAAGGTGGGTGGCTCAGAACGGGCAAGCCGAATCGCCGATCTTTTAGATCGTTTCAACATTGTGGCCAAAAAAGACCTCTTCCCTAATCAACTTTCTGGTGGCCAACAGCAATTGGTAGGCATTGCTAGGGCTTTGGCGGCGCAACCATCAATCATTCTCGCTGATGAGCCGACAGGCAATCTTCAATCGGCGCAGGCAGATGAAATTATGCATTTGTTTAAAAAGTTAAATCAGGAAGATGGCATGACCATTATTCAGGTTACACATTCTGAAAAAAATGCCAGCTACGGCAATCGCATTCTGCATATTGCCGATGGCGTAGTTAAGGAGGATGTGAGCGTTGACCGAAAGGAGAAATCAACAATTGGCAAAGAGTAA
- a CDS encoding helical backbone metal receptor: MQKSFTDQMGREVTINFPPKRIISVVPSQTELLFALGLDSEVIGLTKFCIHPIEKFAARTKVGGTKKLNIDLIKDLKPDLIIGNKEENTQSDIEELAEHFPIWMSDIYNLDGAIKTIEQIGALVDREPEAAYLNHLIGVGFNDLRLLAAQNNIHKRVAYLIWRKPYMVAGKNTFIDDVLLTNGMTNVIGQERYPEISLEELKMRNCDLILLSSEPYPFKEKHIAEIKEAIPGAKVLLVDGEMFSWYGSRLVKAVQYFFELQKALY; this comes from the coding sequence ATGCAAAAATCTTTCACCGATCAAATGGGGCGGGAAGTGACCATCAATTTCCCCCCAAAAAGAATTATCTCAGTTGTGCCCTCGCAAACCGAGCTTTTATTTGCTTTGGGGCTGGATTCGGAAGTGATCGGGTTGACCAAATTCTGCATTCATCCCATTGAGAAATTTGCTGCCCGCACAAAAGTTGGGGGAACGAAAAAACTAAACATCGATTTAATAAAAGATTTGAAGCCTGATCTGATTATCGGCAACAAAGAGGAAAATACACAAAGCGATATCGAAGAACTTGCCGAGCATTTCCCCATTTGGATGAGCGACATTTACAACTTAGATGGCGCCATTAAAACCATTGAGCAAATAGGTGCATTAGTCGATCGTGAGCCCGAAGCCGCCTATCTTAACCATTTAATCGGCGTTGGTTTTAACGATTTAAGACTTCTCGCAGCTCAAAATAACATTCATAAACGAGTGGCTTATCTAATATGGCGCAAGCCGTACATGGTTGCCGGTAAAAATACTTTTATCGATGATGTGTTATTAACCAACGGGATGACGAACGTTATTGGGCAAGAACGGTATCCCGAGATTAGTCTTGAAGAACTGAAAATGCGCAATTGCGATTTGATTTTACTGTCGTCAGAGCCCTATCCCTTTAAAGAAAAACACATAGCCGAAATCAAAGAAGCAATTCCGGGGGCAAAGGTTTTGCTGGTAGACGGCGAGATGTTCAGTTGGTATGGGAGCAGGCTGGTTAAAGCTGTACAATATTTTTTTGAGCTCCAAAAAGCCCTCTATTAG
- a CDS encoding four helix bundle protein — MAKFRFQDLLIWQRAIAVGNKLIDISEKLEELKKYRFAEQLRGAALSVSNNIAEGSGSNSVPEFKRFLNYAHRSVFENANIVLVLNLRSLVSDIDLSVLLEELDVLARMISSFSRSLK, encoded by the coding sequence ATGGCAAAATTTAGATTTCAAGACTTACTTATATGGCAAAGAGCTATTGCGGTAGGCAACAAATTAATTGATATTTCTGAGAAATTAGAAGAATTAAAAAAGTATAGATTCGCTGAGCAGCTTCGAGGGGCTGCTCTTAGCGTTTCTAATAATATTGCGGAGGGTTCGGGCTCCAACTCAGTACCAGAATTCAAAAGATTTTTGAATTACGCCCATAGATCTGTTTTTGAAAACGCCAATATTGTTTTGGTTTTAAATTTAAGGTCGTTGGTTTCCGACATTGATTTGTCAGTTTTATTGGAAGAATTGGATGTTCTGGCAAGAATGATTTCAAGTTTTTCAAGGAGCTTAAAATAA
- a CDS encoding ABC transporter permease, protein MFKLNLKIALRNLWKNKGYAAINIGGLALGLTAFVLMLLYINHEENYDSWTPELKNVYQIRERHDFFTPDNKERWQDNTDSRMAALVRENIPQVVAATKVDQEWNWSNGLSVKVAHSEPILIKSIKDADSSFFHVFPHQFLLGSSQTALNTPKSIVLKESTALKLFGSTNVLGKTLKVVLWRDDPGQVLTVTGVVSEPKTPQTVGFSAIMRTGARDKDPDGINSKSFCQVYARTNGPIDTAMLNKTLQKIYLDHTKASFVKRKINFSDYYKDGKTPGLMALQLGDVHANPPLQISWKDKIKPVLGISIFLLLVSVINFVNLATAQSVQRAKEVGVKKVLGVYKRQLLSQFLMESALQSFVSLFLCVIMVEMVLPAFNQNFNVVLSFWHNPQIVPLLGQLFALFAIVTLCAGFYPAWILSNYNPISVLKGNYQNSLKGVALRNVLVVFQFVISITFIIAIGVMYSQTQFISNKDLGFDRGNLINIRSNYQEEFAERLRKIPGVRYVATTTQVMGNAFNMPGEIVFNDNQLAVNTVTVTMDALQALGVKVMQGRLFSKEYKQDTVNAVVLNESAARLIGKNPVGKTYDAKSDKKKHTFQIVGVIKDFHNEGFDKVVLPTVYKVTHLGGMSSTNNLIVRFESENNAEVLRKINDEWKRLYPDYPMSYVTMNDAFDNVLEDNKRFMNMIILFSIISVSLSLLGLFALSTFVAKRKTKEIAVRKVLGASNLQIINFLNKSFLVLVIVANLASWPIAYIIVKKWLDGFAYRIPMPVIPFLIATIASIIIAVLTVSIQARKAAVSDPVDALKYE, encoded by the coding sequence ATGTTCAAATTAAACTTAAAAATCGCGTTGCGAAACCTTTGGAAAAATAAAGGCTATGCGGCCATTAACATTGGTGGACTGGCACTTGGTTTAACCGCATTTGTTTTGATGCTTTTGTATATCAACCACGAAGAAAATTACGACAGCTGGACGCCAGAGCTAAAAAACGTATATCAAATTAGAGAACGACACGACTTTTTCACGCCCGACAATAAGGAGCGTTGGCAGGATAATACAGATAGCAGAATGGCCGCTTTGGTAAGAGAAAATATACCGCAAGTAGTTGCCGCTACAAAGGTTGATCAAGAATGGAATTGGAGTAACGGATTATCAGTAAAAGTAGCGCATTCGGAACCCATTTTAATCAAAAGCATAAAAGATGCAGACAGCAGCTTTTTTCATGTTTTTCCTCATCAGTTTTTGCTGGGAAGTTCCCAAACGGCCCTAAACACCCCGAAATCTATCGTATTAAAAGAAAGCACAGCCTTAAAATTATTTGGCAGCACAAACGTTTTGGGTAAAACCTTGAAGGTAGTATTGTGGAGAGACGACCCCGGACAAGTATTAACCGTAACAGGGGTGGTAAGCGAGCCAAAAACACCACAAACGGTAGGTTTTTCTGCCATTATGAGGACAGGTGCTCGAGATAAAGACCCCGATGGAATCAACAGTAAAAGTTTCTGTCAAGTTTATGCAAGAACGAATGGACCGATAGACACTGCAATGCTAAACAAAACTTTACAAAAAATATATCTCGACCATACAAAAGCGAGTTTCGTTAAGAGAAAAATAAATTTCAGCGATTACTATAAAGATGGTAAAACGCCAGGTTTAATGGCCTTGCAACTCGGCGACGTTCATGCCAATCCGCCCCTCCAAATCAGCTGGAAAGATAAAATTAAGCCTGTTTTGGGCATTTCTATTTTTTTGCTGTTGGTGTCGGTAATTAATTTCGTAAACCTGGCAACCGCCCAATCGGTACAAAGAGCAAAAGAGGTAGGCGTTAAAAAAGTTCTGGGCGTTTATAAAAGGCAACTACTTAGCCAGTTTTTGATGGAATCAGCATTGCAAAGCTTTGTGTCGTTGTTTTTGTGTGTGATAATGGTCGAAATGGTTCTGCCGGCTTTTAATCAAAATTTCAACGTAGTACTCAGCTTCTGGCATAACCCTCAAATAGTGCCTTTGCTTGGTCAGCTATTCGCGCTGTTTGCAATTGTTACTTTATGCGCAGGTTTTTATCCCGCGTGGATTCTCTCCAATTACAATCCGATTTCGGTGTTAAAAGGCAATTACCAAAACAGCTTAAAGGGCGTAGCACTAAGGAATGTTCTGGTGGTTTTCCAATTTGTAATTTCCATAACTTTTATCATTGCAATAGGGGTAATGTACAGCCAAACACAATTCATAAGCAATAAAGATTTAGGTTTTGATCGCGGAAATCTCATCAATATAAGATCCAATTATCAGGAAGAATTTGCCGAAAGATTAAGAAAAATTCCTGGCGTTAGATATGTGGCTACAACGACGCAAGTAATGGGCAATGCTTTTAACATGCCCGGAGAGATTGTTTTTAACGACAACCAGCTGGCAGTTAACACTGTTACGGTAACGATGGATGCACTGCAAGCCCTTGGCGTAAAGGTGATGCAGGGGAGGCTTTTTTCTAAGGAATATAAGCAAGATACCGTAAATGCGGTAGTGCTGAATGAAAGCGCAGCCAGGTTGATTGGTAAAAATCCGGTCGGCAAAACGTACGATGCAAAAAGTGATAAAAAAAAACATACTTTCCAAATTGTTGGCGTAATTAAAGATTTCCATAACGAGGGCTTTGATAAGGTCGTTCTGCCAACAGTTTATAAGGTGACGCATTTGGGTGGCATGTCGAGCACCAATAATTTAATTGTTCGCTTTGAAAGCGAAAACAATGCTGAGGTTTTAAGGAAGATAAACGACGAATGGAAAAGGCTTTATCCAGATTATCCGATGAGTTATGTTACTATGAACGATGCGTTTGACAACGTTCTTGAAGATAATAAACGCTTCATGAATATGATTATCCTGTTCAGTATTATTTCAGTTTCGTTATCGTTACTTGGCTTGTTTGCCTTATCAACCTTTGTAGCCAAGCGCAAAACAAAAGAAATTGCCGTGCGAAAAGTGCTTGGAGCCTCCAATTTGCAAATAATTAATTTCCTAAATAAATCGTTTCTCGTTTTGGTAATCGTTGCTAATTTGGCCAGTTGGCCTATTGCATACATTATCGTAAAAAAATGGCTCGATGGATTTGCTTACCGAATACCGATGCCGGTTATTCCCTTTCTTATTGCAACCATTGCTTCTATTATAATTGCGGTTTTAACAGTAAGCATTCAAGCCAGAAAAGCCGCTGTGAGCGACCCTGTTGATGCTTTGAAATATGAGTAG
- a CDS encoding ABC transporter permease — MFKLNLKIAWRNLWKNKGYTLINILGLSIGMASCILIFIFIRYQMSFDKGFENDDRIYRITTNFTSADGFFQSQGVPKPAVAALRNDFKKEMETVGAIRQDGGIIKIKDENGKERIKTAENIYYAEPEFFQIMSFKWLQGNPIQSLSKPNTVVLAKDMADKLFGDWRKALGKIINFDNNQDFTVSGILQEMPQNSSFPLNIVVSYQTFKNNNSADFTAWGSTSSTDECYFLLKDGVSIDEVQILLATFSAKYFKKDAISKEEIRAQALKDIHYNEDLGNFAGKIMAKKELYGLAVIGLFLLLTACINFINLATAQAVSRGKEVGVRKVMGSLRKQLIFQFLTETLTISVLSLLIACVLTEIALPGMKSLFSDDISFSIIEHPVIFVFMILLVIVVSFLAGFYPAMVMSGFSPALAIKNKITANTGGLSLRKILVVVQFAITVVLIIGTLVVLRQMNYMREKPLGFNPLAVAMVSVPADSSSQLKYQILQERINKIPGVLTTSFCTNAPSSTNNNESNFSYDGTVDANFQVNTKPADENYFNTFGLKLVAGRGLSKSDTIKEFVVNETTLKKLNIVDFNDALGKKIRLWGKNGTLVGVVKDFNNLSLHEPISPIIITTRKDSYHNLGVKLDSKEIRSAMHQIEEIWNSTYPESIYESTFLDEDIRQYYETERVMGILFKVFAGVIIFISFIGLFGLISFVAAQRTREVAIRKVLGASTIELVKMLNGSFLVMVFIANLVAWPLAYLFISKWLSGFAYRIDISVWPFLAAMLISMIITLLTVSVRSYKAAVANTIDALKYE, encoded by the coding sequence ATGTTCAAATTAAACTTAAAAATCGCTTGGCGAAACCTTTGGAAAAACAAGGGATATACGCTTATCAATATTCTCGGTCTATCGATTGGGATGGCCAGCTGTATCTTAATCTTCATCTTTATTCGCTACCAAATGAGCTTTGATAAAGGTTTTGAAAATGATGACAGGATTTACCGTATCACTACCAATTTTACCTCTGCCGACGGTTTCTTTCAGTCGCAAGGCGTACCCAAACCTGCGGTGGCGGCCTTGCGCAACGACTTTAAAAAGGAAATGGAAACAGTTGGTGCCATTCGTCAAGATGGGGGGATTATAAAGATAAAAGATGAAAACGGGAAGGAGCGGATTAAGACCGCTGAGAATATTTACTATGCAGAACCCGAGTTTTTTCAAATCATGAGTTTTAAATGGCTGCAGGGCAATCCCATTCAATCGCTCAGCAAGCCCAATACCGTGGTTCTGGCGAAAGATATGGCCGATAAACTTTTTGGCGACTGGCGAAAGGCTTTAGGCAAAATCATTAATTTCGACAATAACCAAGACTTTACCGTTTCAGGAATTTTGCAGGAGATGCCTCAAAACAGTTCATTTCCATTAAATATTGTTGTTTCTTATCAAACTTTTAAAAACAACAATAGCGCTGATTTTACCGCATGGGGCTCTACATCTTCAACTGATGAGTGTTATTTTTTACTAAAGGATGGTGTTTCTATTGATGAGGTACAGATTTTATTAGCTACGTTTTCGGCCAAATATTTTAAGAAAGATGCCATTTCTAAAGAAGAAATTCGTGCACAGGCATTAAAGGATATCCATTACAACGAAGACCTTGGTAATTTTGCAGGGAAGATCATGGCCAAAAAGGAACTTTACGGTTTGGCTGTCATTGGGCTGTTTTTATTGTTAACGGCCTGCATCAATTTTATAAATCTGGCCACGGCCCAAGCGGTGAGTAGAGGCAAAGAGGTTGGTGTGCGTAAGGTGATGGGAAGCTTAAGAAAACAGCTCATTTTTCAGTTCTTAACCGAAACCCTGACGATAAGCGTACTTTCGTTGCTTATTGCCTGTGTTTTAACAGAAATTGCCTTGCCGGGGATGAAAAGCTTATTTAGTGACGACATTTCTTTCAGCATTATTGAACATCCGGTCATTTTCGTTTTTATGATTTTATTAGTTATAGTGGTAAGCTTTTTGGCCGGTTTTTATCCTGCAATGGTTATGTCAGGCTTTAGCCCGGCGCTTGCCATCAAAAACAAGATTACTGCGAACACCGGCGGCTTAAGTTTACGCAAAATATTGGTTGTTGTTCAGTTTGCAATCACTGTGGTGTTGATTATCGGCACCCTGGTGGTGTTAAGGCAGATGAATTACATGCGAGAGAAACCACTTGGCTTTAATCCATTGGCCGTTGCCATGGTTAGCGTTCCTGCAGACAGTTCGAGCCAGTTGAAGTATCAGATTTTGCAAGAGCGAATCAATAAAATTCCCGGAGTTTTGACTACGAGTTTTTGTACGAATGCGCCATCGTCTACCAATAATAATGAAAGTAATTTTTCATATGATGGCACTGTCGACGCTAATTTTCAAGTAAATACTAAACCTGCTGACGAAAACTATTTTAACACTTTCGGTTTAAAGCTCGTGGCTGGAAGGGGCTTATCTAAAAGTGATACTATTAAAGAGTTTGTGGTAAACGAAACCACTTTGAAAAAACTCAATATAGTTGATTTCAACGATGCTCTGGGCAAAAAAATCAGACTATGGGGCAAAAACGGAACATTAGTTGGTGTAGTAAAAGATTTTAACAACTTGAGTTTACACGAGCCCATTTCGCCAATTATTATCACTACTCGTAAAGATAGTTACCACAACCTGGGGGTAAAATTAGATAGCAAGGAAATCCGCTCTGCAATGCATCAAATCGAAGAGATTTGGAACAGCACCTATCCGGAAAGTATTTACGAATCTACCTTTCTGGATGAGGATATCAGACAGTATTACGAAACCGAACGTGTTATGGGTATACTTTTTAAAGTTTTCGCGGGTGTAATCATTTTTATCTCCTTTATCGGCCTGTTTGGTCTTATATCGTTCGTTGCCGCACAAAGAACCCGGGAAGTGGCCATTAGAAAAGTGCTGGGCGCCTCAACCATTGAGCTGGTAAAAATGCTGAATGGATCGTTTTTAGTGATGGTATTTATTGCCAATCTGGTGGCGTGGCCGCTCGCTTATCTGTTTATTTCCAAATGGCTTTCGGGCTTTGCCTACCGCATCGACATTAGTGTTTGGCCTTTTTTGGCGGCGATGTTGATTTCGATGATAATTACCCTGTTAACCGTTAGCGTCCGCTCGTACAAAGCTGCGGTTGCAAACACAATTGATGCACTTAAATATGAGTAA
- a CDS encoding ABC transporter permease codes for MFKLNLKIAWRNLWKNKVYTLINILGLSIGMASCILIFIFIRYQLSFDEGFKNENRIFRIVTDWKYDAYEDFSAGVPVPFSAAARNEIPGFEKVGSIFKRGGMISIKDAGGKDKLKSDEAVYYAEPDFFDVFSDIQWIYSAPSLALTEPGAVVLTKAYAIRFFGSVKDAIGKTIRLGRTTDLKVTGIIQDMPKNSSFPLGIVISYESYPGRFNNNWDSVNSSSSSYVLLKEGLAAKDVQESMTRFNQKYYPIEKVAGNQTNRLQALRDIHFSEKYDNFADSNISRSQIYGLAVIGIFLILTACINFINLATAQSVNRSKEVGVRKVIGGKRKQLVAQFLTETLAISLIALLIACVITELAIPPMQNLFKDEITFSLFSHPSIFLFMAVLVIFVSFLAGFYPAIVISGFNPVLAIKNKIALNGSGLSFRKVLVVVQFTITVALIIGTLVIINQMKYIRGRSLGFNPSAVAMVSVLSDSLSKNKYSTFRERVLRIPGVKDLSFCQSEPLSNNINSSDFTYNGKKNKDFELRYMRADEHFFKLFDLKLIAGKVFRKSDTANACVVNETFLKKMSILNPQDAIGKVIYASGNTVPIAGVVKDFHDLSLKENISGLAIFPGKDEYWKAAIKMDSERLAPAMKEINKIWNNTFAGGIFYSHFVSERINSYYESERIMGILFKVFAGVIIFISFIGLFGLISFVAAQRTREVAIRKVLGASTIELVKMLNGSFLVMVFIANLVAWPLAYLFISKWLSGFAYRIDISVWPFLLAMGISMLITLLTVSVRSYKAAVANTVDALKYE; via the coding sequence ATGTTTAAACTGAACCTCAAAATAGCCTGGCGAAACCTTTGGAAAAACAAAGTGTATACGCTCATTAATATTCTCGGTCTTTCTATTGGGATGGCAAGCTGTATTCTCATTTTCATTTTTATCCGGTATCAGCTTAGCTTCGATGAGGGCTTCAAAAATGAGAATAGAATCTTTAGGATTGTTACCGATTGGAAGTACGATGCTTACGAAGATTTTTCGGCCGGGGTGCCTGTGCCTTTTAGCGCTGCGGCCAGAAATGAGATTCCGGGCTTTGAAAAAGTGGGCTCTATTTTTAAAAGAGGCGGAATGATCAGTATAAAAGATGCGGGTGGAAAAGACAAGCTTAAAAGCGATGAAGCCGTTTATTATGCCGAACCCGATTTTTTCGATGTCTTTTCTGATATTCAATGGATTTATAGTGCCCCAAGCCTTGCATTAACTGAGCCCGGAGCAGTTGTTTTGACCAAAGCATACGCCATCAGGTTTTTTGGCAGCGTAAAAGACGCGATAGGGAAGACGATCAGACTGGGAAGAACGACCGATTTAAAGGTAACCGGAATTATACAGGATATGCCCAAAAACAGCAGCTTTCCGCTCGGTATCGTAATCAGCTACGAAAGCTACCCGGGCAGGTTTAACAATAACTGGGATTCTGTAAATTCGAGTTCATCAAGCTATGTGCTATTGAAAGAAGGTTTAGCGGCCAAAGATGTGCAAGAATCGATGACCCGCTTTAACCAGAAGTATTATCCTATTGAAAAAGTTGCCGGCAACCAAACCAACCGACTGCAAGCCTTAAGAGATATCCATTTTAGTGAGAAGTACGATAACTTTGCCGATTCGAACATCAGCCGCAGTCAGATTTACGGCTTGGCCGTTATTGGTATCTTCCTGATACTAACCGCTTGCATCAACTTTATCAATTTGGCAACCGCCCAATCGGTAAACCGCTCAAAAGAAGTTGGTGTGCGTAAGGTAATCGGTGGAAAAAGGAAGCAGTTGGTGGCGCAATTTTTAACCGAAACGCTTGCCATAAGTTTAATAGCCCTGCTCATTGCCTGCGTTATTACCGAGCTCGCCATTCCGCCAATGCAAAATCTTTTTAAAGATGAAATAACATTCAGCTTGTTCAGCCATCCGTCCATTTTTCTGTTTATGGCAGTCCTAGTTATTTTTGTAAGCTTTCTGGCTGGTTTTTATCCCGCTATCGTAATCTCCGGTTTTAATCCGGTGCTCGCCATCAAAAATAAAATTGCGTTAAATGGCAGCGGCTTAAGTTTCCGCAAAGTGTTGGTTGTCGTTCAGTTTACAATAACGGTTGCATTAATTATCGGAACGCTGGTAATTATTAACCAAATGAAATATATTCGGGGCAGATCGTTGGGTTTCAACCCGAGTGCCGTAGCTATGGTGAGCGTTCTGTCCGATAGTTTGAGTAAAAATAAGTATAGCACCTTTCGCGAACGCGTGTTAAGGATTCCCGGCGTAAAAGACCTCAGCTTTTGCCAGTCAGAACCGTTATCGAACAACATCAATTCGAGCGATTTTACTTACAACGGTAAAAAGAATAAGGATTTTGAACTGCGGTACATGCGTGCAGATGAGCACTTTTTCAAATTGTTTGACTTAAAGCTGATTGCCGGAAAGGTTTTCCGCAAAAGCGACACCGCGAATGCCTGCGTTGTTAACGAAACTTTCTTGAAAAAAATGTCGATTTTAAACCCTCAAGACGCCATCGGAAAAGTAATTTATGCAAGTGGAAACACCGTTCCGATAGCTGGAGTTGTAAAAGATTTTCACGACCTTTCGTTGAAGGAGAATATCTCTGGACTGGCCATTTTTCCGGGTAAAGATGAGTATTGGAAAGCTGCCATAAAAATGGATAGTGAACGCCTCGCACCGGCAATGAAAGAGATCAACAAGATTTGGAACAACACTTTTGCAGGCGGCATATTCTACTCGCATTTTGTGAGCGAAAGGATTAACAGTTATTATGAAAGCGAGCGCATAATGGGCATACTCTTCAAGGTGTTCGCCGGTGTAATCATTTTCATCTCCTTTATCGGGCTGTTCGGCCTTATATCGTTCGTTGCTGCACAAAGAACCCGCGAAGTAGCCATCAGAAAAGTGCTGGGCGCTTCAACCATCGAGCTGGTAAAAATGCTGAATGGATCGTTTTTAGTGATGGTATTTATTGCCAATCTGGTGGCGTGGCCGCTCGCTTATCTGTTTATTTCCAAATGGCTTTCGGGCTTTGCCTATCGCATCGACATTAGCGTGTGGCCGTTTTTGCTGGCCATGGGAATTTCGATGTTGATTACCTTACTTACAGTTAGCGTCCGCTCGTACAAAGCTGCGGTCGCAAACACTGTTGATGCTTTGAAGTATGAGTAG
- the tig gene encoding trigger factor, with protein MNITQEKTGNLNAVVKIKIEPADYSEKVEKAIKDQAKKAQLPGFRKGMVPAAHIKKMYGKSILVEEVNNLLNDTLSNYIAEQKLEILGQPLPKMDDEREFKWDYTDEFEFDYELGLAPALEIDLSSKDKFTEYVVKADKETLESRIKNIRRSYGKMTNPEVSEEGDVLYAELTQLAQDGSVFEGGITNTATLRLDQVKDKEILKSLVGLKKDDEVTVDIQKAFEDAAVVAKALNISEEDAAELKSDFKLHIKNINRLEESDLNQEFFDKLFGEGTVTDEAGFRAKIQEEVESMFKQDAERKLSNDIYEELLKKFPLELPDEFLRRWLKATNEKLTDEELAEGYDDFAKNLKWTLIENKIIKDNQIEIKYEDVVQAAKAKLDAQFRMYSPSPLPEDQLAQYAVQFLQEKENANRTFEEVKAIKTFDHIKSIVTLEPKEIDYDKFVALEKK; from the coding sequence ATGAATATTACTCAGGAAAAAACCGGCAACTTAAATGCTGTTGTAAAAATCAAAATTGAACCGGCTGATTATAGTGAAAAAGTAGAGAAGGCCATCAAAGATCAGGCTAAAAAAGCACAACTGCCTGGTTTCCGCAAAGGGATGGTTCCTGCTGCTCACATCAAAAAAATGTATGGTAAAAGCATTTTGGTAGAAGAGGTGAACAACTTGTTAAACGATACCTTATCCAACTACATTGCTGAGCAAAAATTAGAGATTTTGGGTCAACCATTGCCAAAAATGGACGACGAGCGTGAGTTTAAATGGGATTATACCGATGAGTTCGAGTTCGATTACGAATTGGGTTTAGCACCGGCATTAGAGATCGATTTATCATCAAAAGATAAATTTACCGAATATGTAGTTAAGGCAGATAAAGAAACTTTAGAAAGCCGAATTAAAAACATCCGTCGCAGCTATGGCAAAATGACCAATCCTGAGGTTTCAGAAGAGGGTGATGTTTTGTACGCTGAATTGACTCAACTGGCGCAAGATGGTTCTGTTTTTGAAGGTGGAATCACAAACACTGCAACGCTTCGCTTGGATCAGGTTAAAGACAAAGAAATTCTTAAATCGCTCGTTGGCCTAAAGAAAGACGACGAAGTAACCGTTGATATTCAAAAAGCATTTGAAGATGCTGCGGTAGTTGCAAAAGCTTTAAACATTTCGGAAGAAGATGCTGCTGAGCTGAAATCAGATTTTAAACTTCATATCAAAAATATTAACCGTTTAGAAGAGTCGGATTTAAACCAAGAGTTTTTCGATAAATTGTTCGGTGAGGGAACTGTTACGGATGAAGCCGGATTCAGAGCAAAGATTCAGGAAGAAGTAGAAAGCATGTTCAAGCAAGATGCTGAGCGTAAGTTATCGAATGATATTTATGAAGAACTTCTAAAGAAATTCCCTTTAGAATTGCCCGATGAGTTTTTACGTCGCTGGTTGAAAGCCACCAACGAAAAATTAACCGACGAAGAGTTGGCAGAAGGATATGACGATTTCGCTAAGAACCTTAAATGGACTTTGATTGAAAACAAGATCATCAAAGACAATCAGATCGAGATCAAATATGAGGATGTAGTTCAGGCTGCTAAAGCAAAATTAGATGCACAGTTCAGAATGTACAGCCCAAGTCCGCTTCCGGAAGATCAGTTGGCACAGTATGCCGTTCAATTCTTACAAGAGAAAGAAAATGCAAACCGTACTTTCGAAGAGGTAAAAGCAATCAAAACTTTCGATCACATTAAATCTATCGTTACCTTAGAGCCTAAAGAAATAGATTACGATAAGTTCGTGGCTTTAGAGAAGAAGTAA